A region of bacterium DNA encodes the following proteins:
- a CDS encoding GIY-YIG nuclease family protein, with amino-acid sequence MVPAKRCLLCLRQMAGKAGRERVAVMDYYVYVLLSEKDGKLYTGISQAPEARLKAHNRGETRSTRSRRPFEMVYCERVGDRRKAREKEKFLKSGIGRDYLAKIIPR; translated from the coding sequence ATGGTACCCGCCAAACGTTGCCTACTCTGCCTGCGGCAGATGGCAGGCAAGGCGGGCAGGGAGCGGGTGGCGGTGATGGATTATTATGTCTACGTTCTTTTGAGCGAGAAAGACGGAAAACTTTATACGGGTATTTCACAAGCTCCGGAAGCTAGGCTTAAGGCTCATAACAGGGGCGAAACGCGCTCTACCAGGAGCAGGCGCCCCTTTGAGATGGTCTATTGCGAGAGAGTTGGGGACAGAAGAAAAGCGAGAGAAAAAGAGAAATTCCTCAAGTCGGGAATTGGGCGCGATTATTTAGCAAAAATTATTCCCCGGTAG